The Kribbella amoyensis genomic sequence TCTCGCGGCTCGCTCGCTGCAGGCTGACCCCGACGGCGCCGGCCGCGATCAGTCCGGTGGCGACAGAGGTGGGCGCGTCGAAGAAGCCGTCCGGTACATGCATGCCGCCATTCTTGATCTACCTGCGACCGAATCGCAACTGAGTCTCAGAGTGCGCGCAACGCGTCACCGATCGCACGGTGGAACGTCGGGTACGCGTAGATCATCTGCAGCAGCGACTTCACCGGAACGCCACCGTGGACGGCGACCGCGAGCGCGCCGAGCACCTCGCCGCCGGTCGGACCCGCACTGGTCGCGCCGACCAGGACACCACGGTCGTCGTCGACCACCAGCTTGATGAAGCCCTCGTTGCCGGCCTTGTGGATCCAGCCCCGCGTGGACGACGGGATCTGGCTGGTCCCGGTCCGCACCGTCAGCCCCTGGTCCCGGGCCTGCTGCTCGGTCAGCCCGACGGCGCCGATCTCGGGATCGGTGAACGTCACCCGCGGCATCGCGTGGTAACTCGCCGTCGGCGCGTCCGTGGTCCCGAGCAGGTCGTGCACGGCGATGTTCGCCTGGTACATCGCGGTGTGGGTGAACGCACCGACCCCGGTGACGTCACCGAGCGCCCACAGCTTGTCGCCGGCCCGGACATGCTCGTCCACCTCGATCCGGCGCGCCTTCGGGTCCAGCCCGACCGCGTCCAGGCCGAGCCCCTCCGCCGCCAGCCGCCGTCCCGTTGCCACCAGCAACTTCTCGCCGGCGACGGTGTCCCCGTCGGCCAGCGTCACGGTGAACCCGCCGGCGCCGTGGCTCACCCCGGTCGCCTGTACCCCGGTCCGGACCGTGATGCCGTCCTTCTCCAGCACCTCCTGGGCCAGCTCGCTCGACTCCGGCTCCTCCAGCGCGAGGATGCGGCCGGCCGCCTCGACCACGGTCACCTGGACCCCGAACCGGGCGAACACCTGGGCCAGCTCCAGCCCGATCGCGCCACCGCCGAGCACCACGATCGAGGCCGGCAACGTGTCCGCCTCGATCGCCTCGTGGTTGGTCCAGTACGGCGTCCCGGCCAGCCCTTCGATCGGCGGGATCGACGGCACCGTACCGGTCGCGATCACCACGCCCCGGCCTGCCTCGAACTCGCGGTCGCCCGCGCGGACCCGGCCCGGCCCGGTGAGGGTGGCGCGCTCGCGGACGAAGGTGACGCCCTTGCCGACCAGCCGGTCCACGGCGACCTGGTCGTTCCAGTTGTCGGTCGCCTCGTCACGGATCCGCCGCGCCACCGGCGCCCAGTCCGGCTGCACGGTCGCGTGGCCGGCCATCTCGTCCACCCGGCGCGTCTCGGCGATCAGGTTCGCGGCCCGGATCATCATCTTGCTCGGCACACAGCCCCAGTACGGGCACTCGCCGCCGACCAGCCGGGGGTCGATCCCGACCACGTTCAGCCCCGCCTGCGCCAGCCGCCCGGCCGCTTCCTCGCCGCCGACACCGAGCCCGACCACGACCACATCAACCTGTTCAGCCATGCCGCCCAATGTCGCAGACCGCACCGCCGCGGCCAAGCATCCCCGCCGGACTCCGCGATCGCCGGCCATCCGCCGGTCAGCGGCCGTTCATGCTGCTTGCCTACGGTGACCGAAGTGGGGCACCTCGTGTTGGCTTTGGACTTCTCCGGACTCGGCGACATCAACCTCGAGACCGTGATCGCCGGGATCGCGCTGGTCGGGACGGCGATCGCGTGGCTGGTCGACCGGTACTTCCTGCGCCGCAAACGGCTGGTCTACCGGGTCCAGGTGGACGCGCCGATCGGTGTGTACCCGAGCTCCCACATGGT encodes the following:
- a CDS encoding dihydrolipoyl dehydrogenase family protein, with the translated sequence MAEQVDVVVVGLGVGGEEAAGRLAQAGLNVVGIDPRLVGGECPYWGCVPSKMMIRAANLIAETRRVDEMAGHATVQPDWAPVARRIRDEATDNWNDQVAVDRLVGKGVTFVRERATLTGPGRVRAGDREFEAGRGVVIATGTVPSIPPIEGLAGTPYWTNHEAIEADTLPASIVVLGGGAIGLELAQVFARFGVQVTVVEAAGRILALEEPESSELAQEVLEKDGITVRTGVQATGVSHGAGGFTVTLADGDTVAGEKLLVATGRRLAAEGLGLDAVGLDPKARRIEVDEHVRAGDKLWALGDVTGVGAFTHTAMYQANIAVHDLLGTTDAPTASYHAMPRVTFTDPEIGAVGLTEQQARDQGLTVRTGTSQIPSSTRGWIHKAGNEGFIKLVVDDDRGVLVGATSAGPTGGEVLGALAVAVHGGVPVKSLLQMIYAYPTFHRAIGDALRAL